From a single Brassica napus cultivar Da-Ae chromosome C9, Da-Ae, whole genome shotgun sequence genomic region:
- the LOC125592853 gene encoding ataxin-10-like encodes MEACSIPEQVIQPLLLASDSSHSLEECLQFLIEASKTDCGRSDLASKADILPSILALLQLLPYPSSRHHLNLSLKVLRNLCAGETRNQEAFVDRNGSLVISELLDSAIEDVETVRLGLQVLANVVVMGENRQRDVWLRFFPERFLAISQLRRRETCDPLCMILYVCLDGSSSSSEITCSDDGLNIIAETVRTSSSEDYWLKLLVSRLCVEGDCFPGLFSKLGHKDSTFTSEHTFLLSMLSDIANERLKEVSIPKDTAHFVLGLLSQSVEVFDFVSGERSELPTGSAVIDVMGYSLVVIRDACAGRSIQQLKNDSGGGNVDMLLSSGLIEFLLGLLRKLEPPTTIKKALKQSPTSSSSGNPCPYRGFRRDIVAVIGNCAYRRKEVQDEIRERDGLFLMLQQCVTDDENPFLREWGLWCVRNLLEGNEENQKVVAELEMQGSVDVPQLREIGLRVEIDPITSRPKLVNDTT; translated from the exons ATGGAAGCTTGTTCTATACCCGAGCAAGTGATTCAGCCCCTGCTCCTTGCATCGGATTCATCACACTCTCTAGAAGAATGTTTGCAGTTTCTTATAGAAGCTTCAAAGACCGATTGTGGCCGCTCGGATCTGGCTTCGAAGGCGGATATTCTTCCATCGATCCTTGCTCTTCTCCAGCTTCTCCCCTATCCGTCTTCCCGCCATCATCTGAACCTATCTCTGAAGGTCCTGCGAAACCTATGCGCCGGAGAGACAAGGAACCAGGAGGCTTTCGTGGATCGCAACGGTTCTCTTGTCATCTCCGAGCTGCTGGATTCGGCGATTGAAGATGTGGAGACTGTTAGGTTGGGATTGCAGGTCCTGGCGAACGTTGTAGTGATGGGAGAGAATCGCCAGAGAGACGTGTGGCTGCGGTTTTTCCCGGAGAGGTTCTTGGCTATTTCTCAGTTAAGGAGGCGGGAAACGTGTGATCCTCTGTGTATGATTCTGTATGTTTGCTTGGATGGAAGCAGCAGCAGCTCGGAGATTACTTGCAGCGATGATGGACTCAACATCATTGCTGAGACTGTACGGACATCGTCTTCAG AGGATTACTGGCTCAAGCTTCTGGTTTCGAGACTCTGTGTTGAAGGAGATTGCTTCCCTGGCCTCTTCTCCAAATTAGGCCACAAGGACTCCACATTTACATCAGAACACACCTTTCTGTTGAGTATGCTGTCTGATATTGCTAATGAGCGGTTAAAAGAAGTGTCTATCCCCAAGGATACAGCTCATTTCGTTCTTGGGTTACTCAGCCAATCagttgaagtttttgattttgtttccgGTGAAAGATCCGAGCTTCCAACGGGTTCAGCTGTTATCGACGTAATGGGTTACTCTCTAGTTGTAATAAGGGACGCTTGCGCTGGACGAAGCATCCAACAACTTAAAAACGATTCAGGTGGTGGTAATGTCGACATGCTCTTGTCTTCTGGACTAATAGAGTTTCTCCTCGGTTTGCTGAGGAAACTTGAGCCTCCAACAACAATAAAGAAGGCTCTAAAGCAGAGtcctacttcttcttcttctggaaaCCCTTGTCCTTACAGAGGCTTCAGGAGAGATATTGTGGCTGTGATTGGGAACTGCGCGTACAGAAGGAAAGAGGTACAAGATGAGATCAGGGAGAGAGATGGGCTGTTCTTGATGCTGCAGCAGTGCGTGACGGACGATGAGAACCCCTTCTTGAGAGAGTGGGGCTTGTGGTGCGTGAGAAACCTCCTGGAAGGGAACGAAGAGAACCAGAAAGTGGTGGCAGAGTTGGAGATGCAGGGCTCTGTGGACGTGCCTCAGCTCAGAGAAATTGGTCTCAGAGTTGAGATTGATCCCATAACATCCAGGCCTAAGCTTGTCAATGATACCACCTGA
- the LOC106434936 gene encoding uncharacterized protein LOC106434936 codes for MGDNKHKDQRPLSFDKSNKPIFSFYLSSSSPCSFTAIIILLIFFSYFLYSFSFITFLHPYSPSRISNSLLVPVMRLGSGQQPDEKTELKHIVFGIAASSSLWKRRSEYVKTWWRPNGEMKGFVWLDKPVNDTVSSFPSWAFPEIKISSDTSSFKYRYRSGHRSAIRITRIVSETVRMLNGTEHEKHVRWVVMGDDDTVFFPENLLRVLRKYDHKQFYYIGAPSESHLQNLHQFSYGMAYGGGGFAISYPLAKALEKIQDRCIERYSDLYGSDDRIHACMAEIGVPLTREAGFHQFDVYGNLLGLLSVHPQVPIVSIHHLDVVEPIFPRTNRVNAVKRLMIPANLDSASLVQQSICYDTTRQWTMSISWGYTVHVTRTYMPARMMEVPTRTFNDWHKRHDFTNVAFNTRPVTYTDCQRPRVFYLSRALNDSSSGTTISEYLRHNEWNPKCEWGIQDPSDINRIFVYKKPNPDRWSKAPRRDCCRLLPTTKKGTMVINVTACENDEMVAYSDK; via the exons ATGGGAGATAACAAACACAAAGATCAAAGGCCACTTTCGTTTGACAAATCTAATAAAcccattttttcattttacttGTCATCTTCATCACCATGCTCTTTTACGGccatcatcatcctcctcatcttcttctcataTTTTTTATACTCATTCAGCTTCATCACATTTTTACACCCTTACTCTCCTTCTAGAATCTCCAACTCTCTCCTTGTGCCTGTTATGCGCCTCGGATCCGGTCAACAACCTGACGAGAAAACAGAGCTTAAACACATCGTGTTCGGGATCGCCGCGTCCTCCAGTCTATGGAAGCGTCGGAGCGAATACGTGAAAACGTGGTGGAGACCAAACGGAGAGATGAAAGGTTTTGTCTGGCTAGATAAACCCGTAAACGACACCGTTTCCTCCTTCCCCTCCTGGGCCTTCCCTGAGATCAAAATCTCTTCGGACACGTCGAGTTTTAAGTACCGTTATCGTAGCGGTCACAGATCAGCCATCAGGATCACAAGAATCGTGTCGGAGACGGTGAGAATGTTAAACGGAACTGAACACGAGAAACACGTTAGGTGGGTTGTGATGGGTGACGACGACACTGTGTTTTTCCCGGAGAATCTGCTAAGGGTTTTGAGGAAATACGATCATAAGCAGTTTTATTACATCGGAGCTCCCTCAGAGAGCCATTTGCAAAATTTGCATCAGTTCTCATACGGAATGGCTTATGGAGGAGGTGGTTTCGCGATAAGCTATCCGTTGGCAAAGGCGTTGGAGAAGATACAAGATCGGTGTATTGAGAGATACTCTGATCTCTATGGTTCTGATGATCGGATTCATGCTTGCATGGCCGAGATTGGTGTTCCTCTCACCAGAGAAGCTGGGTTTCATCAG TTTGACGTGTACGGGAATCTCTTGGGTCTTTTATCAGTTCATCCACAAGTGCCAATAGTCTCGATCCATCACCTAGACGTAGTAGAGCCTATATTCCCAAGAACAAACCGAGTCAATGCCGTAAAGAGACTCATGATCCCAGCAAATCTCGATTCAGCTAGCCTCGTCCAACAGTCCATATGTTACGACACAACCCGTCAGTGGACAATGTCTATCTCGTGGGGATATACAGTCCATGTCACACGTACTTATATGCCAGCAAGGATGATGGAAGTGCCCACTCGCACATTCAACGACTGGCACAAACGCCACGATTTCACTAATGTTGCTTTCAACACACGTCCTGTAACATACACTGATTGTCAGCGTCCCCGAGTGTTTTACTTGTCTCGTGCGCTCAACGATTCTTCTTCGGGCACAACGATAAGCGAGTATTTGAGGCACAATGAATGGAATCCTAAATGTGAGTGGGGAATACAAGATCCTTCTGATATCAATCGTATCTTCGTCTACAAAAAGCCTAACCCTGATAGGTGGAGTAAG GCACCACGGAGAGATTGTTGTCGGTTATTGCCTACAACGAAGAAGGGAACTATGGTGATCAATGTGACAGCTTGTGAAAATGACGAAATGGTTGCTTATTCTGATAAGTAG